The Hordeum vulgare subsp. vulgare chromosome 7H, MorexV3_pseudomolecules_assembly, whole genome shotgun sequence DNA window TGGTCCCTATGTTTTGGTCGGCCCATGCAATGATTCCCTGCAAAACGTTTTTTTATAATTTATAGGTGGTATTGGTGGGTAATATTAGAcaattttaatgacgtaccacagaagcaataggtgctttattaataggtaaagatcTTTCGGATGTAAAAATAATAAGGGGTTGGAAGGAAAACTAAAAACGGGGTGACTTTTGGAGGTCGTCCTGCCCGCTCCCGcgaccgcgggggggggggggggggggctccctaGGCGGAGGCGCGGACGGCTGCGGGTCAGGTGGCCCGTGTCTGCGCAGGGACGCGGGGGTGCGTTCGATCCAGGTCTGGATCTGAGGCTCCTCCGGTGGGCTGCCTGCAGGAGGCGCGGGCCGAGGCGGCGTGGGCTTGCCGTCGTCGGTGGCCTCGGCTGTTGGTGTGGGTTGGCGTGGGTTCGGGCCGGCTGTAGTTCTGTCGAGGATCTGGCATGACGGCGCGGGTCCGGCGAGATGGAGCTGCTCGGGGTCCTCCGGGCGGTGTTGCTCGGCTTGGTGGCGGTCCGGCGACACGGCGGCGGTCGCCGACGGCGGGCGAGGTGGCGGCGTTGCTCTTTGGCGACGGGGCACAGCGGTGGCACGGGGTGGCTGGCGGCGCGCAcccggcccagatctgggccctaCGGGGCCCATCTGGGTTCTAGCAGGCCGGCCCTCGGCACGGTTGTGATGTCCTCTGCGTGGTGAGGAGGAAGGGCAGCTTGGACGGGGAGTGGTGACGCCGATGGCGTGCCTGGTGCAGCGCGATGGCAGGAGCTTCACGGGCTTTGAGGTCCCAGCCGGGCCTGTGGGCCCACGGTCCTGCTATGCTTCGGCCACTGTGTCCGGTCGGCGACCGCCGTTGGCGGTGGAGGTTGAGCCCTCCCGCATGCCGACAGTGATGATACTCCTTGTCCCGGCCCATTCTTCGTTGTTGTCCAGGTCTCACCTTGTAGTGTCGTGGTGAGACGGCATGGAGGCCTCAAGGCTGTGTTGGCGAAGGGTGGAGGTTGGCTTGGTGGCAGGCTTCGGAGTGGCCGAGGTGCAGGTCGGGATCGGGGGAAACCCTTGTCGGCTTGGCCGACACCGTCACGGTGGCGCCTGTGGGTGCCGCCGATATCCTTCCTGAAGGGCGGCGGGGCTAGCCTTCCTTGCACCTCTTTGcgtaccgggggaaacccttgACAGCAGCGTCGTCATCGCCGCGGTCCTTCTTGGAGGTGCTGATTGGTACCGGCGCTCCAGAGTCTTGGAGCTTGCTGGGAGATCCCTGGTGGGCGCAGCGGTCACGAGGCTTCTTCGTTTTTGTCGATCCGCCGGTGTCGGCATTTGTTtcgtttcttttctttttctttttcttttcttttgggcgTGTTGTGCTGCTTCCGTCCCAGCACCTATCGTTGGTTGTATCGgctggttgctttgtaatacaaagtgGAGGGAAACCATTTTTTGAAGAAAACTATGCGCAGTCAGTTGCAACACAATACTCGCCTCTCTCTCTCATTATTTTTGGCTCCGGCTCATAATTTCTTCTCATCGGCAAATCGATAACGACAAATTCGTTCGTTTTTAGAAAAAAGGAATATATTCATATCACAAAGATATCAATTACATCCAGCCACTGCACCTACAAAATGTCACAAGACATTGAGGATGCACACAGCTAAAGGAGAAAAACATAAGATAAAAACAAGATCCCGTCACAGCGATCAACTCCTCTCAAGAGTAGCACTCCAACCACAACGCTGCTTGTGAGAGTTACGAAACACTTATAAGAATTAAACTTTGCAACTCCATgcttaaaaaaacaaaatttatataCAAACATCTCAACATAAACTCACTGAGAACATCAAATAATTCCCATAGCAAAGGGTGGGATTTACACCCGCTCCTTTTGCTTCCCTTCTCCAACTGAGTCTCTATATATAGCTGCGCATGTAGTAGCGGCGTGTCAACATTTGGAGCGGATGGTCAGGGAGTATTTTACCCAGGAGCATGGATGGCGATCTAGTCTAAGAATTGATGGTTCATAGCATTTTTCTGTTATTTCACTTGTTATAAAAttcttatgtgtgtgtgtgtggctgtATGCATCTTAGTTATGCAGAGGCCGGGAGTGATCTCAGCACGATTGTATCATCTTGATGTAATGATCTGAGTTTAATAAAAGCTTTCTTTATCGAAAAATGTAGTAGAGGGTTTGACATTCCACCTCAGCCCCTATGGTCTGGCCACAATTTTGAACTAGTTCCACTACCCGCTCTTGTGCTTGCGAGCTCTAGAGATTGACCCCCATCATGGTCATCCTGAACCTGTAACCACACACAACGTACACAGCATCCAGCGGAAATCGCACTTGGCTCTAATCCTTTCTCTGGAGATTGGTGTGCTCTCGCCCCGCGCACCACCGGCACACCCAAGCGAAGACGTCCTTGGCAATCCGCCAATGCCAAACCATGCCCCCTTCAGCGATAATGCCAAACCACCAATGCCAAACCATTTCCACCACTAACACATTGTAGCTCTCCCGTACGTGCTTCTTCCCACAGTCGGTGTTGTCAAGTTCTCTTTGGATCTCTGACATGCTCACGATAAAGATCGGAAGCCCGTGGGCGAAATCTTACCATCTGACGTGAGAGATCTCCCTATGGCAATTCTACCCCGGCTCCAACAAAAAACTTCCTAGGATCAACTTATCTGAGTTGTAGAAGTGGAAGTAGTGAAGAACCGTCTTGATCCATTAATTTCTATACCATCTATAATATTAAATGCTTAACCAACAATATTATATGTTAGCATATAGTGACCTAATAGATATGTTTTAACAGGGATTACAGGACAATGGGGAATGCATTGCTGTGAAGAAGTTTCATCTCATGCAGGGGCTTGACAACGAGGAATTTAAAAATGAGTTTAATAATCTTATGAGGGTCCAACATCAAAATACCATACGGTTAGTTGGTTACTGCCATCATACAGCACAAGTGCCTGTTGAGCGCAATGGAGAACATATTTCTGCTAGAGTGGAAGAAAGAGCCTTATGCTCTGAATACTTGCCAGGAGGAAGCCTTGATAGACATCTTTCTAGTATGATTATGCTCTACTTACACTATCATTTTTGCATGCAAGGACAATGATCCCTAAACTTTACATCTTGGTAATACACATTTTGCTTACTTCTATAGATGAATCATGTGCGCTTGATTGGCACATATGTTATAACATAATTAAGGGATTATGTGAGGGTTTACATTACCTTCATGAAGGATTCGGGTATCCTATTTACCATCTGGGATTAAAACCTTCAAAAATTTTGCTGGATAAGGACATGATGCCCAAAATTGGGGGTTTTGGTTTCTCTAGACATTCAACAGAAACCTTCAACACATCAGATGTTACGGGAACAAGGTATGCTAACAACCATGAGAAGTAATCGGATTCTTTCATGAACTTTTTGTGAGAATAAATTCCTTTTGTACTATGCAGTGTATACATGCCACCAGAATACATCAGTACACGTCAAATTACACCAAAGTTTGATGTATTCAGTCTGGGCGTTATAATCTTGCAAATAATGGCAGGAAAGCAGAGCTACATCAAATGTGCAGATATTCCTCCTGAAGAATTTATTGAGCTTGTAAGAAAAAACTCTTATATTGTGGAATCTATTTTTTTCCACTAATATTAGGTTGTTCCATACATCTAAGCCTGCATGCCAAGGAATTGTGTTTCAATTCTGCAGGTATATGAATTATGGGTGAATAGGCTGCAGGCCACAATATCGAAGCGTACTTCACGTGAAGTTAGAACATGCATCCGAATAGCTCTAAAATGCGTGGAGTTCAATCTGATGAAGAGGCCTACCACAAATGAAATCATACAAGAACTGAATAAGATTGATATTGTTGAGTGGTCATTTGAGTTTTTAgaacgcattacaaatggtttttCTGAGCAGAACATAGTTGGCCGTGGCGGATATGGAGTTATTTACAAGGTATAGTTATTACACTTCTAACTGTCAAATGAGGCCGTCCGTTAGTATCAAGAATTGTGTGACATAAAATCTGAGATTTTAACAGGGGGTGTTAGAGAATGGAGAAGAGATTGCTGTTAAGAAACTTCATCCAGTGTTGTGGATTGATGATGAGCAGTTTAAGAATGAGCTTAATATTCTAACGAGGGTCAAACACAAAAATATCGTACAGTTAGCTGGCTACTGCCACCATACATCACAGATAGTTGCCGAGTACAAAGGAGAACATGTTTCTGCTAGTGTGGTAGAAAGAGCGATTTGTTTGGAATACATGCATGGTGGAAGCCTTGCCGATCAACTTTCTGGTATGATTCTGCTCTACTTCTATTAAATTATATTTGAATTTTCTAAGACATAATTAACTACATAAGGGGGTAAATATGAGTGCAAAGTTTTGGTGGACGGGGTATTTGACGACTTTATTTCAAAAGATTGAAAAACAATATTTCTATGTTTCAAAAAAATCCGAAAATAAATATGTGAACACTTATACATATTTGCAGTGGATCCGTAAAATttctttcaaaaaatatattttttgcaagctgcacaaaaataaaaaaattccggCCCAAGAACAACAAAAAGGGCCCATTTTCAtttgtgtttttgtttttttatgtgtACGCCACGTATAAAGTATATTGTTATGAACTTTTCCTCAACGTGTTATATATGTATCTGCGTATGTATAaattttttgaccttttttatgtGGAAATATATTCTCTTTTAAGTCCACCCTGGTGCCCGGGTTCCATTTGCACTTTTCGGGTAAATATGGTCTATTTGCTCACCCTTGGATCCATATATATGATTCTTCTTGGGCTAGCTGTTGAGGTAGCAACCAACAACAAATGAGATAAAAGGTTAGGGTTCAGGTAGATAACAGAACCATTTTTTGGGTAGCATCTACGAGTAAAAATCAGGCGGTACGATAAAAGTCAGGAGTACGTTTTATAGAAAACAAACTTGATAGTACTAGTATGCCTTCTATTTAATAGTAACATGCTTTTTCTTTActtctgcagctgaagcttgcacACTTGATTGGGACAAATGCtacaaaataataaaagaaatttGTGAGGGTTTACATTACCTTCATAATGTTGATGCTCCCATTTTCCATCTGGACTTAAAACCTGCAAATGTTTTGTTGGATAAGGATATGGTAGCAAAACTTTGTGATTTTGGTTTGTCAAGATTATTTGATTCGATGCAAACCTATATCACAGAATCCCAAGATATGAAAGGAACACGGTAAGTTAATAACTCAGAAGTAATTAATCAACTTGTTTTCTCAAACTTGTAGAAAATTAACTATATTTGCTGAAGTGCAGTGGATATATGCCACCAGAATACATCAACAGACAACAAATCAGTCCGAAGTTTGACGTATTCAGTCTCGGGGTCATAATCATACAAATAATGGCAGGAAAGGATGGCTACTTCAATTGTGCAGACACCCATCCAAAAGTATTTATTAAGCATGTAAGGAAAAAAGATCCGATATCAGGGAAAGAAATCCCAAATATTTTATTGTGCCTTACCCCTATTCGTGCATGCCTCTTTTggcattatgtttcaattcttcAGGTATGTGAAAACTGGCGAATGAGGATGGAAGCAAATATGCCGTCCCATGTATCTCAAGTGAGGACATGCATCAAAATAGCATTAAAGTGTGTGGAGGACGACCGAACCCGAAGGCCTACAATAGCCCAGATTGTCAATGAACTAAGTAACATTGGTATTCCTAAAAGTAAACCGATACGTCAGGTACATATTCTCTGCTCCCGCGGATCATCTCTTTTCACTATGACTGGTCTTACGTCTTTCATGATCCTACTTTAATTCATATGTTCCCTGCCATAATCTGAAATCATCAACACGTGTGGTTGCATTGGAGGAATTTTAAAGCAAATTATTAGTATTCAAATAATATAAAATTTTGTAGAAAAAACATTTAGGACTTTGTTTGGAAACATAGTTCTTTGATAAAAATAGTAGTCTCGACGAGCTACTTTTCCCAGCCCGCAACAGGCTGGCTCCACCAAATCCCTGTAGCAGCCGCCATGAATACGGCAAGGAGGAGGCCATGCTGCATCAAGTTAGAAACATTTTGGTTGTCTTACAGCACCTTAACATATGGAAGTTTGACCCACAAATTTATCCCACGATTGCTTtgttgttatgaccggtacaacgtaccaacggaggaggcctaatgggcagggttaattacgggcttagcccaagttatcttacctatcttagagtccaagttatattagagtccaagttagagtccaagttatctagggtttagtgaaggatgtcctcctatataaacacatgtaccccttcgatattaagcagacaataaacagaatattctgttgtcgtcttcctcaggagacgagagccccaaaccctagccgcctctctctctctcacgccgcgacgacgcccaaccgccggcgtcagcgtccccaacctcgcagcccgcacttccacccctacaacctacgtccgagacctggtagaaccctagcctctaccaatttaGCCTCTACCATTTGTGCTATGCCTAAAAGCTAGTTAGTAATTACAGAACATATCCTCAATGCTAGTAGGGGTTATGTGGTTGGTTTCTGAATGCACTGATTATTTTGCAGTCTAAATATAAGATACCAGCAGTTAGCCATTTAGACCTTCATTCCGAGGGACTGCTTGAGAAAAGACCAATTCACCTTATCATAGGCTTTTGGGAGTGAGATTCGGCTGGGAACAAACTGTAATCCATCTGTAATAAACCAAAATCGCTCGCCTCACCTCCAGGGGGGCGACTCAGGCGCTCTAGCCGCTGCAGCCCTCAACCTCTCTCCTCCACTgcttccccgccgccgccggaggaggCCGGCGAGCGAAGCTCGCCCGGGCGGACGGCGGACGGAAGGCCTTCCTTCCTTCTTCACGAGGGGATCCTCTGGCTGAGATGCGACGGCGCCCCTGGGCGTACGGCATGGAGGCGGAGTTGGCGCGCTCGGACGGTGGCCCAATGGAATCCTGGCGGTGCTGCGGGGGCTAGCATCGGCGGATCTGGGGTTCACAATCCCAGATCGGTCCTCTTTGGACTCGGGTGTCGTCCTACGGCTCTAAGCGGTGGTGGGCGTGCGTGTTGACTGTTCTCCTTCACAGATGTGATTGGGGGCAGCAGGAGGCGTTGGTTGGCGTGCTGCTGGATCTGAATAAGGTGGTGGCGCCATCCCCTTTGTCAGGGATGACGGCCAGGTGGTGGGTCCTTGTGGTGTCGCCGGTGGCGGCGGATCTTGGGATCCCGCTTCTGGGGACGTCGCACGATGTGGTGGCCCGTGCAGGAGAGATGGGTTCTTCGAACAGATCTGGGTGAAAGCTTGCTTTCGGCTACTGCCAAGACCGGCGATGGCGACTCTGTCTACGTCGTTCCCTTCCTAAAGGCATCGCTGAGGAGAAGTTCAAGGCCACTCTCTGCTAGCTTCGAGGGAAACCCTAGATTAGTAGATCGGATGACGCCGACGCTCTGGTGTCGTTTCCCTCTTGGGGGCGTCATTCATGGAGGTACACACGGCCTCGAGGGACCATTGGTCGGCATCTACGGTGGAGCGGCGTTCCATGTGACACCCCGACGTCATGGAGTCTCGGCGGCGAGGCGCAGCAAAATCTCGGCGATGGATGTGTGATGATGAGCGTGCGTAGGGAGAAGGCGCTGTCTGGCGCCGTGGGGGCATCGACGGCAGGCCTTGCAAGGTCGATGCGTCACTAACTgttctgaagatggattgatggaaagcggcggcgacgacctatgagggtgcgttggaccggtttgtgcccctgacccggtatgtggctcggtcggggcttccggctttagatgttaggctaggCGAGAGGTCTGGATACATGGCTCACACTTTCCGCACCCCTTAAtcattggataggagtagcgatagATGTTACCAAGAGGGTGGCTTCAGACATATTGATGTATTGCTTTGTAAGATCTTTGTGAATAAATAATAAAGTGGATGCATGCATCTTGCAGATGCAGAAGCCCGGGGTCAtctttttttctaaaaaaaataggTTTTTGAGAGTCTATTTAAAAATAACATCGTTTAACTTTTTAGAATGAAGCTCGTGGATTGCCTCATGTATACCTAAGAAacactagcaaaatggcccgtgcgttgcaacggaagaaaaaaaacataatcttcaatcatggtgaccacattatgttcacatatcatcgcttgatttagaaattttgtgcacaaatgcaagaaaatgtttcttttttttaaatttattcaaaaattgaagcaatctttacattttcaagaaatatatatcatggttgtcaaaaatcttggtaactcaaagatttattctgaatttcaagaatttttttaaaaaaacatataataataatccgatccatccaacagttaatttttcaaaattcacacaggtatattgtcaTAAAGACTtataagcattaatgtttaactacatacattagatccttcatgaacaattttacaaacatGGGaataattttaaaatcgagaataTTTTTTACAATTCACAAACATCTattaaaaatcgtgaatattttttatatttcgaacgggtttaaatattttctattAATTGGcaaccaattcaagaaaagacgaacatatttttttatgttggaggattttattttaaatttacaaacattttttaaaacacatgaagcttttctgaataaacaaacatttttataaatcagtcatatatttattaaattcatggacattgttttggaatttgcaaaaaaaaaaaatccggcgctttttttgaatcctatttttaattcaaaataaaaattcatcagcattttaattcaaaattcctattttttaatatgcaaaagtttttgtaattataAATTATTTAActgataaataaacaaaaatgtaacggaaaattttaaatataaaaaataaactaTCTTAttgtacatggaattgtatttgaggtcatggactttgcttattgtacaaacattttttctaaaattgcaaacattatattgtatatgcgagtattttttacaaaactccgagcagtttttgaagtcacaaacattttaattttttaaatatgttgatttatatttttcagtttattaaaattttaaagattatttgaagttctaatttatttaaaataaaaaataaaacggaactgaaaataaataaataaagggaaCTAAAAGAAGgtgcctgtgcatgggccggcccatacgatgtgctggatattctcccagcgtgcaaagcgtaatataggaggtttttacatgggccggcacagttcaagatttttcgctttgtgaaactttttctactccctctgttcctaaatataagtctttaaagagatttcactagaagattacatacggatgtatatggaCATACTTTGGAATGCACATTCATGCATTTTACTACGTATGTAGtcacttagtgaaatctctaaaaagacttatatttaggatcggagggagtattacTTACCGTGGCATGGTGGTAATTTATGTAAAATTTGGGGATAATTTccaagacggacgaccagaaaccgaattttgctttattattagagagAGATtttatacatggaattgtatttgagatcatggactttgcttattgtacaaacattttttctaaaattgcaaacattatATTGTATATGCGAGTGTTTTTTACAAAACTCCAAGCAGTTTttaaagtcacaaacattttaattttttaaatatgttgatttatatttttcggtttattaaaattttaaagattatttgaagttttaatttatttaaaataaaaaaataaaacgaaactgaaaataaataaataaacggaactaagaaaaggtgcctgtgcatgggccggcccatacgatgtgctggatattctcccagcatgcagagcgtaatataggaggtttttacatgggccggcccagttcaagatttttcgctttgtgaaactttttctactccctctgttcctaaatataagtctttaaagaggtttcactagaagactacatacggatgtatatggaCATACTTTGGAATGCACATTCATGCATTTTACTACGTATGTAGTcaattagtgaaatctctaaagagacttatatttaggaacggagggagtattacttaCCGTGGCATGGTGGTAATTTATGTAAAATTTAGGGGTAATTTttaagacggacgaccagaaaccgaattttgctttattattagggagagattttatacatggaattgtatttgagatcatggactttgcttattgtacaaacattttttctaaaattgcaaacattatattgtatatgcgagtgttttttacaaaactccgagcagtttttgaagtcacaaacattttaattttttaaatatgttgatttatatttttcggtttattaaaattttaaagattatgTGGAGTTTtaatttatttaaaataaaaaaataaaacggaactgaaaataaataaataaacggaactaagaGAAGGTgtctgtgcatgggccggcccatacgatgtgctggatattctcccagcgtgcatagcgtaatataggaggtttttacatgggccggcccagtccaagatttttcgctttgtgaaacgttttctattacttaccggtgtcTTCGTGGGTAATTTATATAAAATTTAGAGGTAATTTccaagacggacgaccagaaaccgaatttgctttattattactagcaaaagggcccgtgcgttgcaacgggagaaaaaaataccacacatttttaatcttttttataatcattttgatttattaaaataataagctaactaactaatgtagtcagtcctatcctattttgttgaggaatcaacccgttcattgttaattccatcatgatgagaaattgagcaggacaagcaaagcaaaacaaagaggctacgtgaattgatcaatggactgttatcttatttcactcatggggtagagaatatgggatcagatgacaaactgaaggtggtgttccattctctgtctctacaacaatacaatcttatattcaatacattcattcatcagcaaacaaatcaccacaaaacaaaatttcttgccggtgcttggcacacgattggaggcatggggaggggatctcatcagatgatgagttcctgccggaggaggggatacgatgaggggagcaagggttaggcgtctCTAtcaggccataaggagtcgccgttgccgcgccataacctcggagttctccgtgtgagccatggaggcccgcctccacctgcaagtacttcgctccgtcgcgccttatccgcgcgccgtcgccgttctgcatcgagcagacgcatcatccccagtcactgtaggtgtcgcgttgatttgatccagaagctgtgctcgagcgctaaAACGGGGGcatcaagcgggcagaggtacggccgcggaggcgggtgggttgagatcgacaatagtggtggttgaggtcggccgcgacggcgagtggtgtggcagcggcctgggcacaggccagagtggaccagggtcgacgcgatgcactCGATCTCCGCAacaggggcagtgagcggggagaggtatggCCGCgggggcgggtgggttgagatcggcagtggtggcggttgaggtcggccgcggtggtgagtggtgtggcggcggcctgggcacaggccagggtggcccaaggTCGAcaagaggaggcgatgcgtacgggtataatttttgcaatgaatcgttttttccttttgcattgcagataaatgatggagcgcgggttgaataaccaaAATTACagggttttttttataaaaatgccgcggtgggtttttcgacggaagcaatagccgctttattattaggtatagattaagGAGAGATAAGGCATGTGCGCGCGAGTGTATGGATTCATGCATGATTTAACTGCTCTTTTCTCTGGATACAGTGGGCAAACAAGCTGACTTCgttgaagaccttcctcacttgAAGCATTGGCTGTTCGTCTTAGTTGCAGCAATTGCCATATTTTTGCATGGCCTCAATACTCGATGTTTGCAAATCGATGCATCATATCGACGCATCATAGCCAAACAGGATTGCTTACATCAACACACAAGTTCGTTGGCTTCAATTAATGTGCGCAAATCTTCGAAGTCATTGAGTATGTACTTCAAGCACTGATGTGCGTGTTCTGCTTGTAATATCTCGGCACCATGAATCTGTAAAAATTAGTGTGTAATGGGTACGCTGGCCAGATGTTATAGACGAGGGCTAATGTGTTGGAACTCGGTCCACTCGATCCCATCATATCACGATAAACACGTGCATAAAAAATCTTGTAGTCAAATGTCCTTGTCGTACCTtaattttccttttttatttttttattttctctcaactCATGATATTACAAGAATCACGACAGACTCAAGTATATATAGAAGCTATCCTACACGCACCAAGCCGTCCACAGCTACACACGGAATCGGACTTTGACTTTCTAACCGCTAATACGTACGTGACTCCTAGTACTAAGAGAACTCTAACCGCTAATATACTCCTAGTATTACGTACGTACATGAAACCTGACTCCAAACCCGACTCATGATGCATGTCTACTTTAGACACGATCAAGCTAATTAATTTAGTCAAGATTAAACCCATCAATCTCCTCCTAATTTTGATTCCTCCTAATCTGAACTTATCATTGCTTTGTACTCCTTCTGATCGTGGCTCTCGTTGTAGATCCACGACCTGACGATTCCATCCCAATGTATGATACAGACTCACAGTCACGTTGTTAGAGGACAACATCAGTCACCCCATCAGTAACGCAATACATGCTAATGTATCACACACCATCCCATGTAGAGACATGTCCTCATTGAAAAGGCTCTCCTTTAGTGGTCATCGTCCCACTACACGCTTGAGCTTGATCTTCATTTCACGTCTTCGCCCTCGGTACTACACCACACCGGACAACCCGTCGACCCTGAGACGCTTCATCTTCAACCGGACCATATAGAGACCAGTACTTGCACATGACGACGATGACTCACTGACACGACGACGACCGAGATGTGCCAACCCGCATGACTCCTTGACTCATCTAAGTCTCCATGACGACGATCTTGATGACTTTTGAGCAACGTTACTTGGCACCACTGCTCCAGCGGGCTCCGGCCGCGGCGGCGGCTGTGCTGGGAGCCGGCGGCAGTGGGAGGAACCCTAGCGCGGGGGGCAAAGGATACCCAGTGCTCCACCACCACTGAGGTAGTAGCTGACCGGACGCAGCAACAAAAGGCATACCAGTCCCGCTGGCCCGTGGGTACGGCCAGGCCCTAAAGGGGCCCTGAAGCCACTGTTGTCGTGATGCAGCAGGCGCGTCATGGCTCCGCCGATCCACGTCCGAGCAGGAGCGCATCTCTATCCAACCGAAAGCAGCACCGCCAGAGGACCGAACTGGCCCGCCTAAAACCCATATGGGGCCAAGGGCGCAGATCTAGGACGGGGATGACGCACCGGACCAACACACCGGAGGTCACTACCACGCCGCCAAGGGACAGGTCCACCACGGACAAGCCACCTCGAGATCGTCGGACTGCCTGCCGGCCGAGGCGCATCGCGATCCGGTCGCTCCCCCGAGCGGGAGGCCAGGACACGTGGGGAAGGGAGGTCCCGTAGCCGCTGACATCACCCAGGCCTT harbors:
- the LOC123410890 gene encoding putative cysteine-rich receptor-like protein kinase 20, which translates into the protein MAAARKKIVVKVELKDDSQCRKALKALSALRGIHVISANPRHGNITVVGEVNPEDVLARLQKKLFPNAQIVAVGPVMETNEVTFEFVNRITNNFSEERIIGRGGHGVVFKGLQDNGECIAVKKFHLMQGLDNEEFKNEFNNLMRVQHQNTIRLVGYCHHTAQVPVERNGEHISARVEERALCSEYLPGGSLDRHLSNESCALDWHICYNIIKGLCEGLHYLHEGFGYPIYHLGLKPSKILLDKDMMPKIGGFGFSRHSTETFNTSDVTGTSVYMPPEYISTRQITPKFDVFSLGVIILQIMAGKQSYIKCADIPPEEFIELVYELWVNRLQATISKRTSREVRTCIRIALKCVEFNLMKRPTTNEIIQELNKIDIVEWSFEFLERITNGFSEQNIVGRGGYGVIYKGVLENGEEIAVKKLHPVLWIDDEQFKNELNILTRVKHKNIVQLAGYCHHTSQIVAEYKGEHVSASVVERAICLEYMHGGSLADQLSAEACTLDWDKCYKIIKEICEGLHYLHNVDAPIFHLDLKPANVLLDKDMVAKLCDFGLSRLFDSMQTYITESQDMKGTRGYMPPEYINRQQISPKFDVFSLGVIIIQIMAGKDGYFNCADTHPKVFIKHVCENWRMRMEANMPSHVSQVRTCIKIALKCVEDDRTRRPTIAQIVNELSNIGIPKSKPIRQWANKLTSLKTFLT